One window of Alkaliphilus metalliredigens QYMF genomic DNA carries:
- a CDS encoding Ger(x)C family spore germination protein, producing the protein MKKVIKLLIVLLLISSLSACWDARDLEELLIVFGLGIDMSEENPENYFFTIGFPTIIEEAPEQKSEFSTEAPSLGKGKSNLQQKVYRAISYDNVKIVVLGEEAARQGIIQHVDSMLREPLFRGTTRFAVVKDRAADLFELQPPVALFVSTFIFDSIQQNYENTTVPITTLRNFSNQYYTIGIEPAMPFICYGADRTELNVGCVALFRGDKMIHRLQGHDSKAFMLLIDEIHGGLYTFDYIPEGTEKGEFISITLKGGRSKIKTKLIDSQLYIYHDISINGNLGEYTASEHIMTEEKIEETENYLAGEVKKHLQSTVEILQYELQNDNVGYGKYVKANHPEFFNGENWNHQFSEAVIHVNPSVRIRTVGISP; encoded by the coding sequence ATGAAAAAAGTAATTAAACTCCTCATTGTATTATTGTTGATATCATCTCTGTCAGCCTGTTGGGATGCTAGAGACTTAGAGGAGCTACTAATTGTTTTTGGGCTTGGTATTGATATGAGTGAAGAGAATCCTGAAAACTATTTCTTTACCATCGGTTTTCCTACCATCATAGAAGAAGCTCCCGAACAGAAATCGGAATTCTCCACAGAGGCCCCTTCTCTTGGTAAAGGAAAAAGTAATTTACAGCAAAAGGTCTATAGAGCGATCTCCTATGATAATGTTAAAATTGTTGTTTTGGGCGAGGAAGCAGCTAGGCAAGGTATTATTCAACATGTTGATTCAATGCTCCGGGAACCTCTGTTTCGTGGGACAACTCGATTTGCTGTTGTTAAGGATAGGGCTGCTGACTTATTTGAACTACAACCTCCTGTTGCCCTTTTTGTCAGTACTTTTATTTTTGACTCCATTCAACAAAACTATGAAAACACAACAGTACCCATTACGACCTTGCGAAATTTCAGTAACCAATACTATACCATTGGCATTGAACCCGCTATGCCCTTTATCTGCTATGGTGCCGATAGAACTGAGCTTAATGTAGGCTGTGTAGCACTGTTTAGGGGCGACAAGATGATACATCGCCTTCAGGGACATGATAGCAAGGCCTTTATGCTTCTAATAGATGAAATCCATGGCGGACTATATACTTTTGACTATATTCCAGAGGGGACAGAAAAGGGAGAATTTATATCAATTACCCTTAAGGGGGGACGGAGTAAAATCAAGACAAAACTCATTGACTCACAACTATACATCTATCATGATATTTCAATCAACGGCAATTTAGGCGAATACACAGCATCAGAGCATATCATGACAGAAGAAAAGATTGAAGAGACTGAAAATTATCTTGCCGGAGAAGTAAAGAAACATCTGCAGTCTACCGTAGAAATATTACAATATGAATTACAAAATGATAATGTTGGCTATGGAAAATATGTGAAAGCCAATCATCCTGAGTTTTTTAATGGTGAGAATTGGAATCATCAGTTTTCAGAGGCTGTCATTCACGTTAATCCCTCTGTTAGAATTAGAACTGTTGGGATTAGTCCTTAA
- a CDS encoding spore germination protein has protein sequence MNFLNRFFKNKKESKTEIKISDEVHIPLHISKSVNINRENLEKAFENCDDLTYRTVKLQDHEKTIEVLLIYLNNLVDLKDINQNIIKPLNSYDASNNVQSRDEKININTIEEIINTHDIQRINNMKYAMEGILSGDTLLLMDHDVDGLLLRTQGGEIRSIEESDVESVIRGPRDSFIENVHVNIGLIRKKIKSPSLKVKQLIIGSESHTIVCVCYMENIVNQQALSNIMNKLKEIKIDGIFESGYIEQYLEGSPYSPFPQMQITERPDKVCGNLLEGKIIILVDGSPVSLILPISFFQLFQSPEDYYERVLFGNFTRLLRFLGFFIATSLPSIYVALISFHQEMLPMDLIIDLSRSRAQVPFPPVIEAILMEVTIELLRESSARLPGTIGQTIGIVGAIVIGDAAIQANIVSPVMIIVVAVTALGSYVLPHYSSTYPLRMIRFPIILMAATFGAFGIIIAWTWIIIHLCSIDSFGYPYLSPLAPLDPNIKKDALIRGTLWGFRKRPQTANKGNRSRW, from the coding sequence TTGAACTTTCTAAATCGTTTTTTTAAAAATAAAAAAGAGAGCAAAACAGAAATCAAAATCAGTGATGAAGTACATATCCCCCTTCACATTTCAAAAAGTGTGAATATCAATAGAGAAAATTTAGAAAAAGCATTTGAAAACTGTGATGATCTCACATACCGAACAGTGAAATTACAGGACCACGAAAAAACCATCGAAGTGTTATTAATCTATTTAAATAATTTAGTGGATTTAAAGGATATTAATCAAAACATAATTAAACCACTCAACTCTTATGATGCAAGTAATAATGTACAATCCAGGGATGAAAAAATCAATATAAACACAATTGAAGAAATCATTAATACCCATGATATACAAAGGATAAATAATATGAAGTACGCTATGGAGGGGATTCTATCGGGAGATACCCTGTTACTCATGGACCATGATGTCGATGGACTGCTACTACGGACCCAGGGGGGAGAGATCAGAAGCATAGAAGAATCCGATGTTGAAAGTGTTATCAGAGGTCCAAGGGATAGCTTCATTGAAAATGTTCATGTGAATATAGGCCTCATTCGAAAAAAAATTAAAAGTCCCTCATTAAAGGTCAAACAATTAATCATTGGAAGCGAAAGCCATACAATTGTTTGTGTTTGTTATATGGAAAACATCGTTAATCAACAGGCCTTGTCTAATATTATGAATAAGCTTAAGGAAATTAAAATAGATGGTATTTTTGAGAGCGGCTACATCGAGCAATATTTAGAAGGGAGTCCCTATTCCCCATTTCCTCAAATGCAAATAACAGAACGCCCCGATAAGGTTTGTGGAAATCTATTGGAAGGAAAGATTATTATTTTAGTCGATGGGAGCCCTGTGAGCTTAATCCTCCCCATAAGCTTTTTTCAGCTTTTTCAATCTCCTGAAGACTATTATGAAAGAGTCTTATTTGGAAATTTCACAAGACTTTTACGTTTTTTAGGGTTTTTTATCGCGACTTCACTACCCTCTATTTATGTGGCCCTCATTTCCTTTCATCAGGAAATGCTCCCCATGGATTTAATCATAGACCTTTCTAGGTCCAGGGCTCAGGTTCCCTTTCCCCCAGTCATCGAAGCTATATTAATGGAGGTAACCATTGAGCTCTTAAGAGAATCCAGTGCCCGTCTTCCTGGTACCATTGGACAGACCATAGGGATTGTTGGGGCCATTGTCATAGGAGATGCAGCTATTCAGGCTAATATAGTAAGCCCTGTTATGATCATTGTTGTTGCCGTTACTGCTCTGGGAAGCTATGTACTTCCCCATTACAGCAGCACCTATCCCCTACGGATGATACGATTTCCGATTATTTTAATGGCAGCCACCTTTGGGGCCTTTGGTATTATCATCGCTTGGACCTGGATTATCATACATTTATGTAGTATTGATTCCTTTGGCTATCCCTATCTTTCGCCCTTGGCTCCTTTAGATCCAAATATAAAAAAGGATGCTTTGATTAGAGGTACACTATGGGGTTTTAGAAAAAGACCACAAACAGCTAATAAGGGAAATAGAAGTCGATGGTAA
- a CDS encoding GerAB/ArcD/ProY family transporter, whose translation MYQKHKNGEITAIQSAIFLISIMIGTGILGLARSVAEVSNQDAWISVFINGLFISFVVMIIVYTVSKFPQHNFLQYNCYLLSKPLGYFVTLCYVIYAILVTAIITTFLTEMVYTWLLPNTPMTVIKLMIVITMVYMTRNGITTLARFTESIAFLLIPFAFLIFVGLPEASFINLRPIGGSGLSSIFKGTIPSFFAFAGYESLLVYYPYISNKQKPIMKYSISAIMIVTIFYTAVVMSQIALYGSDEIAVVLYPSINYLTAIDFPIIERTEIFFTIFWIFTVLATIGIQYLVAGILLQNIFQTKTTNIFVYALSPVIFLLSLYPKNTAVVVSLGEKIGQLNIFFGFLFPFLLLIMYLIKGKDNRHNKENRTG comes from the coding sequence ATGTATCAAAAACATAAAAATGGAGAAATAACTGCTATCCAATCCGCCATCTTTCTGATTAGCATTATGATAGGCACTGGAATCTTAGGTCTCGCTAGATCCGTAGCTGAGGTCTCAAATCAGGATGCTTGGATTTCAGTTTTTATCAATGGACTCTTCATTAGCTTTGTTGTGATGATTATTGTTTATACGGTTAGCAAGTTCCCCCAGCATAATTTCCTTCAATATAATTGCTATCTACTCAGTAAACCCTTGGGATATTTTGTTACCCTATGTTATGTCATTTATGCAATATTAGTTACTGCCATCATTACCACATTTTTAACTGAAATGGTTTATACTTGGCTATTGCCCAATACCCCTATGACAGTCATTAAATTAATGATTGTCATCACAATGGTCTATATGACTCGAAATGGGATTACTACTTTAGCAAGATTTACTGAATCTATTGCATTTTTGTTGATTCCCTTTGCCTTTTTGATATTCGTAGGCTTACCAGAAGCCTCCTTCATTAACCTAAGACCCATTGGCGGTTCTGGTTTAAGCTCTATTTTCAAGGGTACTATTCCTTCTTTTTTTGCCTTTGCTGGCTATGAGTCCCTTTTGGTTTACTATCCTTATATCTCCAACAAACAAAAACCCATTATGAAGTATTCTATTTCCGCCATTATGATTGTCACAATATTTTACACTGCTGTTGTCATGTCTCAAATTGCATTGTATGGATCTGACGAAATTGCGGTGGTGCTATATCCTTCTATTAATTATTTGACCGCCATCGATTTTCCTATCATTGAAAGGACAGAGATATTTTTTACGATTTTTTGGATCTTTACTGTACTGGCCACCATTGGCATTCAATATTTAGTAGCAGGCATTTTATTACAAAATATTTTTCAAACAAAAACCACAAATATTTTTGTTTATGCTTTATCTCCAGTGATTTTTTTATTATCTCTTTATCCTAAAAACACAGCAGTAGTGGTTTCCTTGGGAGAAAAAATAGGACAACTAAATATCTTTTTTGGGTTTTTATTTCCATTTTTATTATTAATTATGTATTTGATAAAAGGAAAAGATAATCGACATAACAAGGAAAATAGAACAGGATAA